A single window of Hymenobacter sp. APR13 DNA harbors:
- a CDS encoding catalase family protein gives MPATIPTQYVRFDSGVEEIQPNEEQLTTETVESMARVNRFMFEKHRHAIRDAHAKSHGVLRGELHIYPNLPAHLTQGMFREPRVYPVILRLSSAPGAIDPDTQSAVKGLALKIIGVEGRKFLADQADEITQDFLMVNDTIIPTGDIKSYHDMQLRQEKVFLHAPEVVTKIMTEAGTLVNQALDAVGLKKEIPLVVPPHPNNHLLGETYTTLGSIRFGDYVSKISVAPLSANVQALTGEQVKITEPAGWRDLVVDFFRTQGAEYELRAQLCTDLKTMPVEDSSVDWPQDQSPYQPLGKIVIPSQDAYSPARRVFADDVLSFNPFHCLPEHLPLGSINRARIKAYETSSAYRHRMNAQPRREPRDINELPD, from the coding sequence ATGCCCGCAACCATTCCAACCCAGTACGTCCGCTTCGACTCCGGCGTCGAGGAAATCCAGCCCAACGAAGAGCAGCTCACCACCGAAACCGTGGAGTCGATGGCGCGGGTGAACCGCTTCATGTTTGAGAAGCACCGCCACGCCATCCGCGACGCCCACGCCAAAAGCCACGGCGTGCTGCGCGGCGAGTTGCACATCTATCCCAACCTGCCCGCGCACCTCACCCAGGGCATGTTCCGGGAGCCCCGGGTGTACCCCGTGATTCTGCGCCTGTCGTCGGCGCCCGGCGCCATCGACCCCGACACGCAGTCGGCGGTGAAGGGACTGGCCCTGAAGATTATTGGGGTGGAGGGCCGGAAGTTTCTGGCTGACCAGGCCGACGAAATCACCCAGGACTTCCTGATGGTGAACGATACCATCATCCCGACCGGCGACATCAAAAGCTACCACGACATGCAGCTGCGCCAGGAAAAGGTGTTTCTGCACGCGCCGGAGGTCGTCACCAAGATTATGACTGAGGCCGGCACGCTGGTGAATCAGGCGCTGGATGCCGTGGGCCTCAAAAAGGAAATTCCGCTGGTGGTGCCGCCGCACCCCAACAACCACCTGCTGGGCGAAACCTACACCACGCTCGGCTCCATCCGCTTCGGCGACTACGTGTCGAAAATCAGCGTGGCCCCGCTCTCGGCCAACGTGCAGGCGCTGACCGGCGAGCAGGTGAAAATCACGGAGCCCGCCGGCTGGCGCGACCTAGTGGTGGACTTCTTCCGCACCCAGGGCGCCGAGTACGAGCTGCGCGCCCAGCTCTGCACCGACCTGAAAACCATGCCCGTGGAGGACAGCTCCGTGGACTGGCCCCAGGACCAGAGCCCCTACCAGCCCCTCGGCAAAATCGTCATTCCGTCCCAGGACGCCTACAGCCCCGCCCGCCGCGTGTTTGCCGACGACGTGCTGTCGTTCAACCCGTTCCACTGCCTGCCCGAGCACCTGCCACTGGGCTCCATCAACCGGGCGCGCATCAAGGCCTACGAAACGTCCTCGGCCTACCGCCACCGCATGAACGCCCAGCCCCGCCGCGAGCCGCGCGACATCAACGAGCTGCCCGACTAG